In Cellulomonas wangsupingiae, the genomic window GCTTCGCCGCGCTCGGCGTGGACGTGCAGATCACCGAGCTCGACATCGAGGGCTCCGGCTCGGCGCAGGCCGAGAGCTACCGCAAGGTGACCCAGGCCTGCCTCAACGTCGCCCGCTGCACCGGCATCACGGTGTGGGGCGTGCGTGACACGGACTCGTGGCGCGCCTCGGGCACCCCGCTGCTGTTCGACGGCAACGGCAACAAGAAGGCCGCCTACACCTCGGTGCTCAACACGCTGAACGCCGCCACCCCGAACCCGACGACGCCGCCGCCGACCAGCCCCACGCCGACGACGCCGCCGCCCACGAGCCCGACGCCGACGACCCCGCCGCCGACGAGCCCGACGCCCACCCCGCCGCCGACGGGCGCCTGCTCCGCAGCGCTGACCATCGCGAACAGCTGGAACGGTGGCTACCAGGCCACGGTCACGGTGTCCGCGGGCTCGTCCTCGCTCAACGGATGGCGGGTCACCCTGCCGAGCGGCGTCACGACGAACAACCTGTGGAACGGCGTCCTCTCGGGCAGCACCGTGACGAACGCGCCGTACAACGGCTCCGTCGGAGCCGGGCAGTCGACGACCTTCGGGTTCATCGGTCAGGGCAGCGCGCCCGGCGCAGCCACGCTCAGCTGCGGCTGACCTGCTCCGCCTGACCGGTCCCGGCCGGGCTCGTCCCGACCAGGCATGACGACGGCGCCGCACCTTCCCGGTGCGGCGCCGTCGTCGTCGGTCGGGGTGGCGCCTCGTAGCATCGACGCGTGCCACCCCGCTCCCCGCTCCCGGCACGCCACGGCCTGGCGCCGGCCCGCCTGTGCACCCCGCCGCGGGACCGGACGGTCCCCGACGCGTGGCCGACCATGGGCGCGTGGCTGCGCGACCGCCTCCGCGCGGACGTCGACGTGACCGCGATGCTCGCCGAACGGCGCTTCGTCGACGAGGACGGCCGCGCGCTGCGGGACGACGACCCGTACACGCCCGCGCGGCACGTGTGGTTCCACCGCGACCTGCGCGACGAGCCCGTGGTGCCGGGCGCGATCCACGTCGTGCACCGCGACGAGCGTCTCGTCGTGGTCGACAAGCCGCCGTTCCTCTCGACGATCCCCCGGGGTCGGCACGTCGTGCAGAGCGTCGTGGTGCGGCTGCGCGCCGAGCTCGGCCTGCCGGAGCTCTCGCCGCTGCACCGCCTCGACCGGATCACGTCGGGGCTGCTCCTGCTGGCGACCGAGCAGCGGTGGCGGGGCGCGTACCAGACGGCGTTCGAGCGTCGGGCCGTCGACAAGACGTACCGGGCGCTCGCACCGCTGCGTGCGGACCTCGAGCTGCCGACGACGGTGCGCAACCACCTCCACAAGGAGCGCGGCACGCCGTGCGCGCAGGTCGTGCCCGGTGCCCCACCGAACGCCGAGACCCGCGTCGAGCTCGAGCGCGAGGTCGACGGACGGGGGGTCTACCGCCTGACGCCGCGCACGGGCCGCACGCACCAGCTGCGCCTGCACCTCGCCGGCCTGGGCATCCCGATCGTCGGCGACCCGCTGTACCCGGTGGTGCGCGACGTCGCGGTGGACGACTTCCGCGACCCGCTGCAGCTGCTCGCCGCCGAGCTCGCGTTCACCGACCCGGTCGACGGGCGCCGGCGGGAGTTCCGGAGCGTGCGCGAGCTGCCGCTTGCCGCGCAGGTGGCCAGCGGCTCGTCAGAGAGACGTGCCCCCTAGTGTGACCAGGGAAGTGCCACCTCTGCGACGCAGCCTCCACACGTTCACCGCGCGTCGACGCACCTCGCGGTACGCACGTGCCTGCATCACGGGCGACAGCCGACGGAGCACCGCGAGGCACCCGGGCATCGCGAAGACGATCGCGAACAGGACGCCTCCGACGGCTCCCGCACCCCGCCACATGCCGACGGCGACGAGTGCCAGCAGCATGAGCTCGGCCATGACGAAGACGAGGAACAACCCCGTGACCCAACGGCTGTCGAGAAGCCGTGACACGTACAGCTCCGACAGCTGCACGGCGCACCCGACGTAGACCAGCGCGCTCATCGCTCCGAGGCCGGCCGATGCGAGCGCGACGTTCGTGACCGAGGCGTTCCATCCGTCGGTGAGGAACGCCACGAGGTGGATCCCGCACACCGCCACGACCCCGACGAGCAGAGCCTCGACCGAGAGGCTGCGCCGGATCCACCGCCCGTCTCGCGCCCCGCTGCCGATCGGGCGCCCGTCCGGATGGGCCGGGAGCTCGGACCGGAACCCCATCAGCAGACGATCGAGATCGTCGAACTGGCTGGTCGCGCGCGCTCGGACGAGGTCGATGCTCTCTGGCGACGGTCGGATGAACGCCGACAACCACGTGCAGAGGAGAGGCACGGACACGCCCACCGCCACGCCCAGCGGGTGACTGCCCGAATCAGCGGCAAGGCCGGGGAACGCCATCCACGCCATGATCGCGGCGCCTGCACAGACCAGGCTCGTCAGGACCTCCAGCCCCACGGTCTGGGCTGCCGAGGAGTCGTCCCGGGTACCGGAGACGGCCGAGCCGACCTGCGTCGCGAGGAACAGGGTGAGGGCGGTCGTGGCCAGGAGGGTCAGGACGTCGATCTGCCCCGCTGCCCACCGGTGCGACGCGGCCCAGTCCCAGAACAGGTCCCACCTCTGTTCCGAGACCGCGCCAGGCCGCGTGTACGCCATCCATCCGACAGCCAGGGCGGCCAGGGGGAAGCCGAAGCTACCGGCGACGCCCCACAGGACGAACGACCTGAGGCGGAGCTCTGTGGGATTCAGGCGTCGACGTGCGCGCTGCCGCTTCTGGGGGCGCAGCCGACCGCCGGTCAGGAGCCGCAGGACGCGCCCGCCGGCGGTCGGCGGCACGCCGTCCGGAGGCGGCATGCCTCGCGCCCTGCGCGCTGCTGACCTGGACTCCTCCGTCATCGATCCTCCCGTGGTCTCGGCACGGCCGTGGACGCCGGCGCCCCGGCGCGCTGGGCGGTGACCCCGGGTCGCGCCTCGCCGGCCGACCTCGGGCGGCCGGAAAGTCCCCCGGAGGTCATGCTGCCGGGACTCTTCCGTAATCCCTTGGCAGGACTGCGGCCCGTCGGCAGAGTGGTGGTATGTCCATGATCGGGCAGTTGCCCACCTTCGAGGGCGAGGTCCTCACCCCCGACTCCCCCGGGTACGACGCCGCCCGCGCGGTGTGGAACGGCGCCGTCGACCGCCGGCCGGCGTACATCGTCCGGTGCGCCGGCACCGACGACGTGCGCGCCGCCGTGCGCGCGGCCCGCGAGCTGGGGCTTCCCCTGGGGGTGCGGGGCGGTGGCCACAGCGCCGCGGGGTGGGGGGTGCCGGAGGGCGGGCTCATGGTCGACCTGTCCCGGATGCAGGGTGTCGTCGTGGACCCGGGGGCCCGCACCGCGCACGTGCAGGGCGGGGCGCTGCTCGGGGCGCTCGACGCGGCGACGCAGCCGTACGGGCTCGGGACGCCCGCCGGGATCGTGTCGCACACCGGCATCGGCGGGTTGGCGCTCGGGGGCGGAGTCGGCTGGCTCTCCCGCCAGATCGGCCTGACCTGCGACAACGCACTCGGGTACGAGGTGGTGACCGCTGACGGCGACCTCGTCCGTGCGACGGCCGAGGAGCACCCCGACCTCTTCTGGGCGCTGCGCGGCGGCGGCGGCAACTTCGGCATCGTCACGCGCTTCGACCTCCGGCTGCACGACGTGGGCACGCAGGCGCTCACGGCCGGGATCGACCTCGACCCGGCGGACGGGCTCGACGCGCTGGGGACCTGGCTGGCCCTCGCGCAGGAGTCCCCACGCCGCGCCACCCACGTCGCGGACGTGTCCGCCCACGGCCCGCTCACGCTCGGCTTCGTCTGGGTGGGCCCACCCGCCGACGCGGCACCGTGGCTCGGGCGGCTCGACGCGCTCGGCCCCCAGCTGGCCCGACGCGTCACGCCGCTGAGCTACCTCGACCTGCAGGCACAGTCCGACGTCCCGACGGCGCACGGCTACCGGCGCTACGCCAAGAGCCACTTCGTCCGTGAGCTGCCCGACGCCGGGCTCGAGGCGTTCCTCGCCCACGCCGGGGCCGACGTGGGCCGGGCCAGCCTCGTCGCGTACGGCGGCGCCGTCGCGGACGTCGACCCCGGGACCACGGCCTTCGCGCACCGCGACGCGTGGTTCGAGTACGACGTGGGCGCCAGGTGGCAGGACCCGGCCGAGGACGAGCGGAACGTCGCGACGTGCCGTCGACTGGCCGCGACGATCGAGCCGTGGAGCGTCGGCGTGTACGTCAACGCGCTCGGCGCCGAGGGGGCCGACGGCGTGCGCCGGGCGTACGGCGCCGCCACGTACGCGCGCCTCCGGCAGGTCAAGTCGGCCTGGGACCCGGACAACGTCTTCCGTCTCAACCAGAACGTGCCACCCGCCTGAGGGGTCCACGCACGCCTGGTCCTCGGGCAGGACCCGTCGGCCGTCGGCTCCGGCGTGCCATCCGACGTGAGAGGGCCGGCCCGACGAATCGTTTTGCGCCGTGCCGCTCGGCGGACGGCGTGCCAGTCTCGGGCGTCAGGCGCTTGTGAACGTTCGCCACGACAGGTCGGGCGCCAGAGGCGGCGAGGGGGACCCCGTGACCACTGCTCGACACCCGGGACGAGCACGGACGCGCGTGACCGTGATCGTCGGCCTCCTGGCCGCGATCCTGCTCGGTGGTGCCATGACCGCAGTCGGCGCGGCCGCCGCCGCGGGGTGCCGCGTCGACTACACGACGCCGGCGCAGTGGCCGGGCGGCTTCACCGCCGACGTCAAGGTCACCAACCTCGGCGACCCGATCAACGGCTGGCAGGTGGCCTGGACGTTCCCGTCGGGCCAGCGGGTGACGCAGGCGTGGAACGCGACGACCACCACGTCAGGCGACCGGGTCGTCGCGACGGCCGCGAGCTACAACGCCGCCCTGGCGACGAGCGCGACGGTCTCGTTCGGGTTCAACGGCTCCTGGACCGGCAGCAACGCTCCGCCGACCGCGTTCACCCTCAACGGCGTCGCGTGCACCGGGCAGCCCGGTGGGTCCCCGTCACCAACCACCTCACCGACGCCGAGCGTGACACCGTCGCCGAGCGTGACGCCGAGGCCCACCGTCACGCCGAGGCCCACGCCGACGTCCGTACCGCTCGACGCCATGGCGACCGTCGCCGCGATGCAGCCGGGCTGGAACCTCGGCAACACCCTCGACGCGATCCCCGACGAGACGGCGTGGGGCAACCCGCTGACGACCCGGGAGCTGCTGCGCCACGTCCGTTCGGAGGGCTACAACAGCATCCGGATCCCGGTGACCTGGAACGGCCACTTCGGGCCCGCACCCGACCACACGATCGACCCGGCGTGGCTGGCCCGGGTCGAGCAGATCGTCGACTGGTCCCTCGACGAGGGCTTCTACGTGATGCTCAACCTCCACCACGACTCCTGGGAGTGGGCCGACTCGTACCCGACCGACGAGGCCGCCGTCCTGGCGCGGTACCGGGCCCTGTGGGACCAGCTGGCCACGACGTTCCGCGACCGCTCGTCGAGGCTGGTGCTCGAGAGCATCAACGAGCCGCAGTTCACCGACACCCCGGACGAGCAGGGTGACGTCTTCGTGCAGGAGCTCAACGCCGACTTCGTCGAGCGGGTGCGCAGCACCGGGGGCGGCAACGCGACCCGGCTGCTCGTCCTGCCGACCCTGCACACGAGCAGCGAGCAGCCGCGCCTGGACGCGCTGGCCGAGACCATCGAGGATCTCGACGACCCGAACATCGCCGCGACCGTCCACTTCTACGGGTGGTGGCCCTTCAGCGTGAACATCGCCGGGGGCACCCGGTACAGCAGCGAGGTGGAGCAGGATCTGGTCAGCTCGTTCGACCGCGTGACCAGCACGTTCGTCGAGCGGGACATCCCCGTCGTCATCGGCGAGTGGGCGCTGCTCGCCTGGGACCACACCCGTCCGGGGATCATCCAGCGCGGCGAGTTCCTCAAGTACCTCGAGGCGGTCGGGTACCACGCGCGCACCCGCGGCCTGACGACGATGGTGTGGGACGCCGGTCAGTTCCTCGACCGCAGCACCCTGCGGTGGAGGGACGCGGGCGTGCACGCGATGATGCGGTCGAGCTGGACCGAGCGCTCCGGCACGGCGTCGTCGGACCAGGTGTACCTGCCCGCCGACGGCGCCCTCACGGCCGCGTCGCTCACGCTGAATCTCAACGGCACGTCGTTCCAGGGGCTGCGGCACGGTGGGGAGGACCTCACCCGCGGGACCGACTACACCCTCGACGGCGACGTGCTGGCCCTGACCGCCTCGGCGCTGAGCCGGCTCGCCGGAGCGCGGCAGCACGGCGTCAACGCCACCGTCGAGGCCCGGTTCTCCCAGGGCGTGCCCTGGGAGATCAGCATCATCACCGCGGACACCCCGGTCCTGGGGGCCGCGACCGGCACCACCGGCTCGTTCGCCATCCCCACGCAGTTCCGCGGGGACACGCTGGCGACCATGGAGGCCCGCTACGACGACGGCTCGAACGCCGGGCCGGCCTCGTGGACCTCGTACAAGGAGTTCTGGAGCAGCTTCCGGCCCGATGTCGACGCCGGGACCATCCTGCTGACGCCGGAGTTCTTCAACGAGGTCCGGGACGGGCAGGTCACCCTGACGTTCCACTTCTGGAGCGGTGAGCAGGTGACGTACGTGATCACCCGGTCCGGCACGTCCGTGGTCGGTGCTCCCGCCTGACGCAGGCGGAGCCTCTGTCGGACCCACGGTCGGAGCACCGGCCCCCGCAGGGACCGGTGCTCCGGCGCCGCCGTCCGGCTCAGCCGCAGGTCGCGCCCGTGTGACCGGCCTCGTACGTCGTGCTCGCGGGCTGCCAGGAGGCGATCTTGACGCCCGTGACGCTCACGTGGCCGGCGTCGAGGGTCGACGTCGGTGCGGTCCACGTCCGCTCGAAGGACGCCCCTGGCAGGAGCACCCGTCCCACGACCGAGCGCCACGGCGTCGTCGCGACGACGAGCGTCACCTCCACGGTCCCCACGACGGCGTCGCCGTAGAGCTCGACGAAGCGCGCGGCGTCCGCCTGGGCGGACGACCGTCACCGACCGTTGTCGCGCGGACGGCGCGTCACGCGAGCCGGCCCGCGCTCTGTCGACGCGGTGTCGGTACAACCGGGCAGGTCGCGCGAGGGGAAGCACCCTCGCCCGTCCGCCGGTGCGGGAGGACGTCGACCCCGATGAGTGAACGCACCCCCGGGGGTCGACAGACAGGAGCACTCCACCAGGAGCCTCGGTACCGCGCAAAGGAGTCGCCATGCTCACCCAGGTCGCGGACACCACGCACGTGCACACGAGCGGGTTCGTCCTCAGCAACGCCGTGATCGTCGAAGGTGGGGCGGCTGCGCTGCTGGTGGACCCCGGCGTGACGAGCGGCGAGATCGACTGCCTGGCGGCCGACCTCGCCGCGCGCGGCACGGCCGCGGTCGTCGCCTTCTCGACGCACCCGGACTGGGACCACGTGCTGTGGCGGCCGGCGCTCGGGGACGCGCCGCGCTACGCGACCGGCCGGGCCGCCGACACCATGGCCCGGCTGCTGCGCGACCCGCAGACGATCGTCCGCATCGCCGAGCACCTGCCGCCCGAGATCCACGGGCAGGTCCCCCTGGAGCGGCTCGGGCTGCTGACCTCGCTGCCGGACGGGACGACGCACCTGCCGTGGGACGGGCCGCGCGTCCGCGTGGCCGAGCACCGCGCGCACGCACCCGGGCACGCCGCCCTGCTCGTCGAGGAGCAGGGGGTCCTGGCGGCGGGCGACATGCTGTCCGACGTCTTCGTCCCCATGCTGGACCTGGACTCCGACGGCGACCCGGTCGAGGAGTACCTCGCCGCCCTCGACCTCCTCGAGGCGGTGGCCGCCGACGCGGACGTCGCCGTCCCTGGGCACGGGACCGTCGCCCGTGGCCCCGCGATCGGCGCCCGCATCGCCCTCGACCGGGCCTACGTGCACGCCCTGCGCGACGGCACGGACCCCGACGACCCCCGCATCGGGTCGTCCGCGCCGGAGGGATGGCAGTGGGTCACCGGGATCCACCAGTGGCAGGCGGAGCGGCTGGGTCGCTGACCCCGCCGCGCCGCCGCCCCCGTCGCGGGTCAGGCGCCGCAGACCTCGTCCGGCGCGACGACGACGTCGACCTTGCCGCCGCCCGGCCCGAAGGTCACGCACCGCTCCTCC contains:
- a CDS encoding MBL fold metallo-hydrolase, which encodes MLTQVADTTHVHTSGFVLSNAVIVEGGAAALLVDPGVTSGEIDCLAADLAARGTAAVVAFSTHPDWDHVLWRPALGDAPRYATGRAADTMARLLRDPQTIVRIAEHLPPEIHGQVPLERLGLLTSLPDGTTHLPWDGPRVRVAEHRAHAPGHAALLVEEQGVLAAGDMLSDVFVPMLDLDSDGDPVEEYLAALDLLEAVAADADVAVPGHGTVARGPAIGARIALDRAYVHALRDGTDPDDPRIGSSAPEGWQWVTGIHQWQAERLGR
- a CDS encoding pseudouridine synthase → MPPRSPLPARHGLAPARLCTPPRDRTVPDAWPTMGAWLRDRLRADVDVTAMLAERRFVDEDGRALRDDDPYTPARHVWFHRDLRDEPVVPGAIHVVHRDERLVVVDKPPFLSTIPRGRHVVQSVVVRLRAELGLPELSPLHRLDRITSGLLLLATEQRWRGAYQTAFERRAVDKTYRALAPLRADLELPTTVRNHLHKERGTPCAQVVPGAPPNAETRVELEREVDGRGVYRLTPRTGRTHQLRLHLAGLGIPIVGDPLYPVVRDVAVDDFRDPLQLLAAELAFTDPVDGRRREFRSVRELPLAAQVASGSSERRAP
- a CDS encoding cellulase family glycosylhydrolase, coding for MTVIVGLLAAILLGGAMTAVGAAAAAGCRVDYTTPAQWPGGFTADVKVTNLGDPINGWQVAWTFPSGQRVTQAWNATTTTSGDRVVATAASYNAALATSATVSFGFNGSWTGSNAPPTAFTLNGVACTGQPGGSPSPTTSPTPSVTPSPSVTPRPTVTPRPTPTSVPLDAMATVAAMQPGWNLGNTLDAIPDETAWGNPLTTRELLRHVRSEGYNSIRIPVTWNGHFGPAPDHTIDPAWLARVEQIVDWSLDEGFYVMLNLHHDSWEWADSYPTDEAAVLARYRALWDQLATTFRDRSSRLVLESINEPQFTDTPDEQGDVFVQELNADFVERVRSTGGGNATRLLVLPTLHTSSEQPRLDALAETIEDLDDPNIAATVHFYGWWPFSVNIAGGTRYSSEVEQDLVSSFDRVTSTFVERDIPVVIGEWALLAWDHTRPGIIQRGEFLKYLEAVGYHARTRGLTTMVWDAGQFLDRSTLRWRDAGVHAMMRSSWTERSGTASSDQVYLPADGALTAASLTLNLNGTSFQGLRHGGEDLTRGTDYTLDGDVLALTASALSRLAGARQHGVNATVEARFSQGVPWEISIITADTPVLGAATGTTGSFAIPTQFRGDTLATMEARYDDGSNAGPASWTSYKEFWSSFRPDVDAGTILLTPEFFNEVRDGQVTLTFHFWSGEQVTYVITRSGTSVVGAPA
- a CDS encoding FAD-binding oxidoreductase produces the protein MIGQLPTFEGEVLTPDSPGYDAARAVWNGAVDRRPAYIVRCAGTDDVRAAVRAARELGLPLGVRGGGHSAAGWGVPEGGLMVDLSRMQGVVVDPGARTAHVQGGALLGALDAATQPYGLGTPAGIVSHTGIGGLALGGGVGWLSRQIGLTCDNALGYEVVTADGDLVRATAEEHPDLFWALRGGGGNFGIVTRFDLRLHDVGTQALTAGIDLDPADGLDALGTWLALAQESPRRATHVADVSAHGPLTLGFVWVGPPADAAPWLGRLDALGPQLARRVTPLSYLDLQAQSDVPTAHGYRRYAKSHFVRELPDAGLEAFLAHAGADVGRASLVAYGGAVADVDPGTTAFAHRDAWFEYDVGARWQDPAEDERNVATCRRLAATIEPWSVGVYVNALGAEGADGVRRAYGAATYARLRQVKSAWDPDNVFRLNQNVPPA